Proteins from one Burkholderia oklahomensis C6786 genomic window:
- the xerD gene encoding site-specific tyrosine recombinase XerD produces the protein MARAVRAPVAHAALVDAERAHAPSPDRPSGELAASPAWVDSRTSIDLFCDAMWLEHGLSRNTLDAYRRDLQLFAQWLAAQHAENVDHANEAMLTGYIAARSDGKATSSNRRLSVFRRYYGWAVREHRAAVDPTLRIASAKQAPRFPSTLSEAQVEALLAAPDVDTPLGLRDRTMLELMYASGLRVSELVTLKSVEVGLNEGVVRVTGKGSKERLVPFGEVAHGWIERYLRDGRPALLGARAADALFVTARGDGMTRQQFWNIIKRHAQQADVRAHLSPHTLRHAFATHLLNHGADLRVVQLLLGHSDISTTQIYTHVARERLKTLHAAHHPRG, from the coding sequence ATGGCGCGCGCAGTACGTGCCCCTGTGGCTCACGCGGCGCTCGTCGATGCCGAGCGTGCGCACGCGCCGTCGCCCGATCGTCCGTCCGGCGAGCTGGCCGCGTCGCCCGCATGGGTCGACAGCCGCACGTCGATCGATCTGTTTTGCGATGCGATGTGGCTCGAGCACGGGCTGTCGCGCAACACGCTCGACGCGTATCGGCGCGACCTGCAGCTGTTCGCGCAATGGCTCGCCGCGCAGCATGCGGAGAACGTCGATCATGCGAACGAGGCGATGCTGACGGGCTACATCGCCGCGCGCAGCGACGGCAAGGCGACGTCGTCGAACCGCCGGCTGTCGGTGTTTCGCCGCTATTACGGCTGGGCGGTGCGCGAGCATCGCGCGGCCGTCGACCCGACGCTCAGGATCGCATCGGCGAAGCAGGCGCCGCGGTTTCCGTCGACGCTGTCCGAGGCGCAGGTCGAGGCATTGCTCGCCGCACCCGACGTCGATACGCCGCTCGGCCTGCGCGACCGGACGATGCTCGAGTTGATGTACGCGAGCGGGCTGCGCGTGAGCGAGCTCGTCACGCTGAAGTCGGTCGAGGTCGGGTTGAACGAAGGCGTCGTGCGCGTGACGGGCAAGGGCTCGAAGGAGCGGCTCGTGCCGTTCGGCGAAGTCGCGCACGGCTGGATCGAGCGCTATCTGCGAGACGGGCGGCCCGCGCTTCTCGGCGCGCGCGCGGCCGATGCGCTCTTCGTCACCGCGCGCGGCGACGGGATGACGCGCCAGCAATTCTGGAACATCATCAAGCGCCACGCGCAGCAGGCGGACGTCCGCGCGCATCTGTCGCCGCATACGCTGCGGCATGCGTTCGCGACGCATCTGCTGAACCACGGCGCGGACCTGCGGGTCGTGCAGCTGCTGCTCGGCCACAGCGACATCTCGACGACGCAGATCTACACGCACGTCGCGCGCGAGCGGCTGAAGACGCTGCATGCGGCGCATCATCCGCGCGGGTGA
- a CDS encoding methylated-DNA--[protein]-cysteine S-methyltransferase has protein sequence MFNAVIDAPFGKMGIRTDASVVREIVYLPESMKSVAPDTTLAKRAARQIERYFERASARFDLPLAEVGTPFQHRVWNAISAIPPGIVLTYGQIAKQIGSAPRAVGQACGSNYFPLVIPCHRVVASGGIGGFANHDDDGYFLKVKRWLLAHEGVQY, from the coding sequence ATGTTCAATGCAGTAATCGATGCGCCATTCGGCAAGATGGGTATCCGCACCGATGCGTCGGTCGTGCGCGAGATCGTCTATCTGCCCGAATCGATGAAGAGCGTCGCGCCGGACACGACGCTCGCGAAGCGGGCCGCGCGCCAGATCGAGCGCTATTTCGAGCGTGCGTCCGCGCGTTTCGACCTGCCGCTCGCGGAAGTCGGCACGCCGTTCCAGCATCGCGTGTGGAATGCGATCAGCGCGATTCCGCCCGGCATCGTGCTCACCTACGGACAGATCGCGAAGCAGATCGGCAGCGCGCCGCGCGCGGTCGGCCAGGCGTGCGGCTCGAACTATTTTCCGCTCGTGATTCCGTGCCATCGCGTTGTCGCGTCGGGCGGGATCGGCGGCTTCGCGAACCACGACGACGACGGCTACTTCCTCAAGGTCAAGCGCTGGCTGCTTGCGCACGAGGGCGTGCAGTACTGA
- the queG gene encoding tRNA epoxyqueuosine(34) reductase QueG has protein sequence MDRIPELAVADARPSQDGRAAPSRLDDAKLAELASRIKAWGRELGFGAIGISDTELSDAEAGLAAWLEAGCHGEMDYMAKHGMKRARPAELVAGTRRVISARLAYLPAATLGDAPDSSAAPRDWRAREAARIADPQAAVVSVYARGRDYHKVLRNRLQTLAERIEAEIGAFGYRVFTDSAPVLEVELAQKAGVGWRGKHTLLLQRDAGSFFFLGEIYVDVPLPADAQTSPAAAPETPGAHCGSCTRCIGACPTGAIVAPYRVDARRCISYLTIELHGSIPEPLRPLVGNRVYGCDDCQLVCPWNKFAQAAPVADFDVRHGLDRASLVELFAWTAEQFDERMQGSAIRRIGYERWLRNLAVGLGNALRAAPGSVEPAARAAIVAALRARADDSSELVREHVEWALRAA, from the coding sequence ATGGACCGAATTCCGGAACTCGCTGTCGCAGATGCGCGCCCCTCGCAGGACGGGCGCGCCGCGCCGTCTCGCCTCGACGATGCGAAGCTCGCCGAGCTCGCGTCGCGCATCAAGGCGTGGGGGCGCGAATTGGGTTTCGGGGCGATCGGCATCAGCGATACCGAACTCTCGGATGCCGAAGCGGGGCTCGCCGCCTGGCTGGAAGCCGGATGCCACGGCGAGATGGATTATATGGCCAAACATGGGATGAAACGCGCGCGGCCGGCCGAACTTGTGGCCGGCACGCGACGCGTGATCTCCGCGCGGCTCGCCTATCTGCCCGCCGCGACGCTCGGCGACGCACCCGATTCGAGCGCCGCGCCGCGCGACTGGCGCGCGCGCGAGGCGGCGCGCATCGCCGATCCGCAGGCGGCCGTCGTGTCCGTCTACGCGCGCGGCCGCGACTATCACAAGGTGCTGCGCAACCGGTTGCAGACGCTCGCCGAGCGGATCGAAGCCGAAATCGGCGCATTCGGCTATCGCGTGTTCACCGATTCCGCGCCGGTGCTCGAAGTCGAGCTCGCGCAGAAGGCGGGCGTCGGCTGGCGCGGCAAGCACACGCTGCTCTTGCAGCGCGACGCGGGCTCGTTCTTCTTCCTCGGCGAGATCTATGTCGACGTGCCGCTGCCGGCCGACGCGCAGACGTCGCCCGCCGCCGCGCCCGAGACGCCCGGCGCGCATTGCGGCAGTTGCACGCGCTGCATCGGCGCGTGCCCGACCGGCGCGATCGTCGCGCCGTATCGCGTCGACGCGCGGCGCTGCATCTCCTATCTGACGATCGAATTACACGGCAGCATTCCCGAGCCGCTGCGGCCGCTCGTCGGCAATCGCGTGTACGGCTGCGACGACTGCCAGCTCGTCTGTCCGTGGAACAAGTTCGCGCAGGCGGCGCCCGTGGCCGACTTCGACGTGCGGCACGGGCTCGATCGCGCGTCGCTCGTCGAGCTGTTCGCGTGGACTGCCGAGCAATTCGACGAGCGGATGCAAGGCAGCGCGATTCGCCGGATCGGCTACGAGCGCTGGCTGCGCAATCTTGCGGTCGGCCTCGGCAACGCGCTGCGCGCGGCGCCCGGCAGCGTCGAGCCCGCCGCGCGCGCGGCGATCGTCGCGGCGTTGCGCGCGCGTGCGGACGATTCGTCCGAGCTTGTGCGCGAGCACGTCGAGTGGGCGCTGCGCGCTGCGTGA
- a CDS encoding bifunctional tRNA (adenosine(37)-N6)-threonylcarbamoyltransferase complex ATPase subunit type 1 TsaE/phosphotransferase: MPEQPSHAHAAPLLPAPLAERTLALADEAATLAFGERFAHALDAVRGERAAAHAFDGLQIQLYGDLGAGKTTLVRAMLRGLGHAGRVKSPTYTLVEPYALARSDGELEVYHFDLYRFSDPAEWADAGFREYFNSGAICVVEWPQRAGALLGVPDLVFSLDVDGEGRLLTARAYSASGKACLERC; the protein is encoded by the coding sequence ATGCCCGAGCAGCCTAGCCACGCGCATGCCGCGCCCCTCCTGCCCGCTCCGCTCGCCGAGCGCACGCTCGCGCTCGCCGACGAAGCGGCGACGCTCGCGTTCGGCGAGCGCTTCGCGCACGCGCTCGACGCGGTGCGCGGCGAGCGCGCCGCCGCGCACGCGTTCGACGGCCTGCAAATCCAGCTTTACGGCGATCTCGGCGCGGGCAAGACGACCCTCGTGCGCGCGATGCTGCGCGGCCTCGGCCACGCGGGCCGCGTGAAGAGCCCGACCTACACGCTCGTCGAGCCGTACGCGCTCGCGCGTTCCGATGGGGAACTCGAGGTCTATCACTTCGATCTGTACCGTTTTAGCGATCCGGCCGAATGGGCCGACGCAGGCTTTCGCGAGTATTTCAATTCCGGCGCGATCTGCGTCGTCGAATGGCCGCAGCGGGCGGGCGCGCTCCTTGGCGTGCCGGATCTCGTGTTCTCGCTCGACGTGGACGGCGAAGGCCGGCTCCTCACCGCCCGGGCGTACAGCGCATCAGGAAAGGCATGTCTCGAAAGATGTTGA